A portion of the Pseudomonadota bacterium genome contains these proteins:
- a CDS encoding DUF721 domain-containing protein produces MAFVSIKKALENVLKEYDIKGEIDAHKIFYLWNDIVGEKTACHTKPARIGNNILFVEVDDPIWLTQLRYMKIDILEKIEGKVKKGVLKDLKFYLKHN; encoded by the coding sequence ATGGCCTTTGTTTCGATAAAAAAAGCGCTTGAAAATGTACTAAAAGAGTATGATATCAAAGGGGAGATAGACGCTCATAAAATATTCTACCTCTGGAATGATATTGTGGGAGAGAAGACGGCATGTCATACCAAACCTGCGAGGATAGGGAATAACATACTTTTTGTCGAAGTAGACGATCCTATCTGGCTGACCCAACTACGGTATATGAAGATAGACATTCTGGAGAAGATAGAAGGGAAGGTTAAAAAGGGTGTGCTTAAGGATCTGAAGTTTTATCTGAAGCACAATTGA
- the metG gene encoding methionine--tRNA ligase produces the protein MNKHYYITTPIYYINDVPHIGHAYTTIAADIMARYKRICGYDVFFLTGTDEHGQKVEKAAGQQGIHPKELADRMVSRFTDLWEVLNISNTGFIRTTEERHRKVVRQIFQKAYESGDIYLGEYEDWYCVPCESYFTEMQLKDGKCPDCLRQPEKLKEESYFFRLSKYGERILALMDAHKDFVMPEVRYNEVASFVKGGLRDLSISRTSFNWGIPVPMDPRHIVYVWFDALTNYITGIGFPDDMDTFNKFWPCDAQLMGKDILRFHAVYWPSFLMSVNIEPPKRVFAHGWWTIEGQKMSKSLGNVIDPHEIVKTYGVDEFRFFLFREVPFGLDGDFSKSALVHRINGDLANDFGNLASRSVTMIGKFLQGKIEKPEKKGGMDEYVEENVERLVGEYQRDMEVFAYHKALQDVFEIMSILNKYIDTEAPWKLSKEGDVRIKTVLYNIWNGLRIAAMLLYPFMPGKSQIIWDALGIGREIEKASFEAEKVFYFTEDISYIDKIKPVFPRIEG, from the coding sequence ATGAATAAGCATTATTACATAACAACGCCTATCTATTACATTAACGATGTTCCTCATATCGGTCATGCATACACAACCATTGCTGCTGATATTATGGCCCGTTATAAAAGGATATGCGGATATGATGTCTTTTTTCTGACCGGTACGGATGAGCACGGACAGAAAGTTGAAAAGGCAGCCGGGCAACAGGGAATTCATCCTAAAGAACTTGCTGATAGGATGGTGTCCAGGTTTACAGATCTATGGGAAGTACTCAATATCTCCAACACCGGTTTTATCAGAACCACTGAAGAAAGGCACAGAAAGGTTGTAAGACAAATATTTCAGAAAGCCTATGAGAGCGGAGATATATACCTTGGAGAGTATGAAGACTGGTATTGTGTGCCATGCGAAAGTTATTTTACTGAGATGCAACTGAAGGACGGAAAATGTCCTGATTGTTTAAGGCAGCCGGAAAAATTGAAGGAAGAGAGCTATTTTTTCAGGTTGTCAAAATATGGGGAACGGATACTTGCACTTATGGATGCGCACAAGGACTTTGTTATGCCCGAGGTCAGGTATAATGAGGTTGCAAGCTTTGTAAAGGGCGGCTTACGGGACTTAAGCATAAGCAGGACAAGTTTTAACTGGGGCATCCCGGTTCCTATGGACCCCAGGCACATTGTCTATGTCTGGTTTGATGCCCTTACCAATTACATAACAGGCATAGGCTTTCCCGACGATATGGATACTTTCAATAAATTCTGGCCATGTGATGCTCAGCTTATGGGTAAAGATATCTTGCGGTTTCATGCCGTATACTGGCCAAGTTTTTTAATGTCTGTCAATATCGAACCACCGAAGAGGGTTTTTGCACACGGCTGGTGGACTATAGAGGGACAGAAAATGTCCAAATCTCTTGGTAATGTTATAGATCCCCATGAGATCGTGAAGACTTATGGAGTAGATGAATTCAGGTTTTTTCTGTTCAGGGAAGTCCCTTTTGGCCTTGACGGTGATTTTTCAAAAAGTGCACTTGTTCACAGGATCAACGGAGATCTTGCCAATGATTTCGGAAATCTTGCCAGCAGAAGTGTCACAATGATAGGAAAATTTTTACAGGGTAAGATCGAGAAACCTGAAAAGAAAGGCGGAATGGATGAGTATGTTGAAGAAAATGTAGAACGATTGGTAGGGGAATACCAGAGAGATATGGAAGTCTTTGCCTATCACAAGGCTCTCCAGGATGTTTTTGAAATCATGTCTATACTAAATAAATATATTGATACGGAAGCCCCATGGAAGCTTTCCAAAGAAGGCGATGTGAGGATTAAGACAGTGCTCTATAATATCTGGAATGGTTTAAGGATAGCGGCAATGTTGCTTTATCCTTTTATGCCCGGAAAATCTCAAATCATATGGGATGCTCTTGGTATCGGCAGGGAAATTGAGAAAGCATCATTTGAAGCAGAAAAAGTTTTTTATTTTACGGAAGACATTTCATATATAGATAAAATTAAACCTGTTTTTCCAAGGATAGAAGGCTGA
- the ricT gene encoding regulatory iron-sulfur-containing complex subunit RicT — translation MKSCYIKVDVLTSVIEMEVSEDVKIGDYLIGEIEKGLCLCEVVTEPQETTKQGLKKATRKATENEVQEHFSLKEKEIYAFNYCKKKILEMNLPMKLLYAEYLFGGTKLLYYFVSESRVDFRELVKELAKEFKIRIELRQVGVRDEAKIVGGLGNCGNVCCCRRFLNAFSIVSIKMVKEQSLALNPAKISGICGRLMCCLAYEFDMYMNCKKDFPKVGKKVTIQQGEGKVVKHNTLCSTITVELSDGKEVAVSLSDIKKNNAG, via the coding sequence ATGAAGAGTTGCTATATAAAAGTAGACGTATTAACAAGCGTAATCGAAATGGAAGTATCAGAAGATGTTAAAATTGGGGATTACCTTATCGGTGAAATTGAAAAAGGTTTATGTCTGTGTGAGGTTGTAACTGAACCGCAGGAAACAACAAAGCAAGGTCTGAAAAAAGCAACCAGAAAGGCGACCGAAAACGAGGTTCAGGAGCACTTCTCTTTAAAAGAGAAAGAAATATATGCTTTTAATTATTGTAAAAAAAAGATATTGGAGATGAATCTGCCGATGAAGTTGCTGTATGCGGAATACCTGTTCGGCGGCACAAAACTCCTGTACTATTTTGTTTCTGAAAGCAGGGTAGATTTCAGGGAATTAGTGAAAGAACTTGCGAAAGAATTCAAGATACGGATAGAGTTAAGACAGGTTGGTGTGAGAGATGAAGCTAAAATAGTCGGAGGCCTCGGGAATTGTGGAAACGTATGCTGTTGCAGGAGGTTCTTAAACGCTTTTTCAATAGTTTCCATAAAAATGGTGAAGGAGCAGAGCCTTGCATTAAACCCTGCGAAAATTTCGGGAATATGCGGAAGGCTCATGTGCTGTCTTGCTTATGAATTTGATATGTATATGAATTGCAAAAAGGATTTCCCGAAGGTCGGAAAAAAGGTGACTATCCAGCAAGGAGAAGGTAAAGTTGTAAAACATAATACTCTGTGTTCTACAATAACCGTTGAGCTTAGCGACGGTAAAGAGGTTGCTGTATCTCTGAGCGATATCAAGAAGAATAATGCCGGATAG